Within Gambusia affinis linkage group LG01, SWU_Gaff_1.0, whole genome shotgun sequence, the genomic segment GTCAGATCatttagaagcagaaattaacaTCCAGTTCACAGAGAGAAGCAAATTCATCGAGAAGGACCTcactgcagcaaacaggaaggaaattataagataatttatcttttacgATGCCAGAAATGCCgaaattaatagtaaataataaagactttgtggTATTCTGAttcagaagtttaaatacatgctgagagtgaaaatccttcctGAAGGTGAAgatatatcacagatttcaaaagaaaataaaaacggaaGTCCGCagataatataggaaatagcgcccccttcacttccggagtgcaatggtcccatttccaaataaggtttGAGACCGTCCGTCccgccacttcctgtttgctgcagcgaggtggACTTGGCTTCCTCGCTGCTGCTAGCAGATGTGCATCAAATTTATGGTCGTACTAGAAACAAGTGGACTTTTGTATAAAAAACTGAGCAGGGGTCTCTCTGCTCTCCAAGATAttctttgattgttttctttgtttctgaagGAGTTCTGCAGACATGAGGGTGGTTCTGTTCAGTTCGGGTCTCTGTCTCCTCAGATGTTCATCCAGACTGCCACCCTGACCGTCTCCATGTCCCTCAGTGCTTCTGTCTCTCTGGGGATGCTGTACATGCCCAAAGTTTACGTCATCGTCTTCCACCCGGAGCAGAACGtccagaagaggaagaggagcttcAAGGTGAGAATCCAGGTGTTCTTCtcaggtggttgttgttgtggttCCCCGTTGCTCTAACCGCCATGTTGCTGCGCTGCAGGCGGTTGTCCAGGCAGCCACACTGTCCCAGAAGACGGACAAACCCAACGGAGACACCAAGATCGAACCCGACAGAACTCAGTAGCTCCACCTGCTGGAGGCAAGAAACATTTCAGCGTTTCTAGTGACGAAGAACAAAACCTTGATTTGATACTTGAACTCATCCTGACCCCAACGGAAACATCTGAGCCCTGACCAGAGCCACgcaatgatgatgatgatgatgatgatgaccaAGATGAGATGATGATGAGGGTGATGATGAAGAatcctgttttctctcctcaGGCCTCAGCCAACCAGAGAAGAgcctgatgacatcatcaccatcattaTCATGAAGACACTGAGCTTTAATTGTGAAAACCAGACTTTAGGTCAGACAGGAAGTAGAGACATGTTGCGTTCAGGGGATGTGTGGAGCTCAGTcatgttgccatggcaacattGAACATGGGGACATCATTCTGCCTGGTGGGGGTCTGTGACATCACTGACAACACCTGAGCACTTCCTGCCAGAGTCTgacttttcacaataaaagttttacactaaatgttttctaagAAATGGGTGAACTGCAGGAGAGGTTACCTGAGGAGCTCACCTGTTGCTTCAGCCTGTTTCCATGGAACATGTGATGGTCagttctgggttctggttctgaagttCAGGTTCTGAGCATCTCAGTGAAACAGAACTTCAgtccacagaaccagaacctctaaCATTCCTGTGAATCTCTCTGtgaataaatgatttaatttcaaatgttctggtttcagTGTTTGGGTCTCAGTGAGGTGGtactggttctgttcaggtggtcAGAACTGATTCCTTCAGGGCTCTGGTTCTGCTAGTAATCAACAAAATAGGAGAAATAATCTCATATTtattcagaattaaaaaaaataataaagtgaagaaaaaatgaGAATGTTGACCTGAAGCAGTTCCTGTAGGTCCACTGTGGATTGGTGGGTAgcggaccagaaccaggttcACAGATGAACCAGTGACTTCTAGTTCATGCTTAAGTTTTATGGTTTGTCATTTATAAAGCTATACAGTCAAAAATTACTAGCaataatttgtgttgtttaGCCTTTCATAAGAGAAACCAATGggagtttgttgttttagtcatattttcaccatgttgttcattcatttataaatgtcacatttcccATTTAAACATTAGgaagcaagctaaatatttagctccataaaTATTATTTAGCCAGATAAAGATTTAGCTtcagatatatttatttgagCTCAAAGTCCAGTTAACTCTGAACtacttaatatttattaaataaatatttaactttgacCTTCTAAGTCTcagattatgaaaaaaatgttcttctgaTGAATGTTGAACattattttgtctgtatttgcTGCTAACTGGGATCAATGAAAGGATGCCGGCTGTTTTCGGTCCTCCTCACCCCCTGGTGGCGCTATGCACCACCTTGTTCATCAGCCGAAAtcaaaatcaagaagaagaaggttcAAGATGGCGGCCTCCAAGGCATCGCGTGAACTCTTTACCGAGGGAGTTCGGGCGGTTCTTCAGACGTGGCCGGTTCTACAGGTGAGCTCCGAACCGGGTCAACTACCGGGTTCGGAACCGGGTCTGAGGTGACGAGGGATAATCAGGTGGAACACGTGATTGGTGGGCTGAAACTATCTGGCTAATGCTAGCAGCTCCTGTTTGGGGTGGTTCCGTCTCAGCCCGAACCGGTCTAATTCAGCTCCACTGGATCTTAGATGGATTTGGGTCTCAGAAACACCTGCTCAAGATCCAGTTCTGAtccaggttttggttctggttttggtacTGCTTAGCGCTGACCCAGTGGGCTTATTAACTATCAGTAACAAGTTCGGGCTGAGATTGGACCTTCtgaaaaatacatcagattCAAACGTCCCTGACCCATCAGAACCGAACCTCCTCCCTCATCAGAACCAGCTTGACCCATCAGAACTGAGCCCACggatgatttattttataagaaatattaaaaagttaatatttttctccAGCTGTGGTACAGTCTGGACGTggtccggttctgacccggttccgGATGTGACCTCTTGCCCCTGAACTGTCCCTCTGTCCCTCAGATCGCCGTGGACAACGGCTTTGGAGGCGTCTACGGCCAGCAGAAAGCTGATTGGATGGTGGATGTAGTTCAGCAGTATTTCCATGACAACGGTACGTCTCCATGGTAACGGCTGACCATAACTTCCCGTTTGAATCAGAATTGTTTAGTTGGAACGTTTTAATGTTCTGACAGaacctcacttcctgtctgacgtCACAGTTCAGTAGcctgacgtgtgtgtgtgtgtgtgtgtgtgtcggtgggGGGGCAGCTGACCTGCAGCAGTATGAGGTGGAGGATTTTCTGTCTCAGCTGATGGATCAGGAGTTTGATACGGTGGTGGAGGACGGCAGCTTACctcaggtacacacacacacacacacacacacacccacgcacacacacacacacctgtgagCTGTGGCTCTgtctcctgattggctgctgcctGACCAGGTGTGTCTGGTGTCTGCAGGTGTCGCAGcgtctgctgcagctgttctcCCTCtggcagcagggggcgctgcagcagCTCGGCAGCACCATCGACATGCTGACTCAGAGCAAGACACCGAGGGCAAAGGTCACGGCTCCACCCAAGCAGTCGGACGATGAGGAGATCGACAGCGAAACGCAGGCAGGGGActggttgctaggcaacacaGCCATAAAGTAGTCTTGTAACGAGTTCATTAGAACTTCTTTTAGGCCATTAataacctgtgtgtgtgtgtgtgtgtgcgtgtgtgtgtgtgtgtgtgtgtgcgcgcgtgtgcaGGGCATGGAGTGTGAGGAGTCCTGCCCATCCCTCAGCACAATACGTCCTCCTCCTCAGGATGAAGAGGATGGCTGGACCGTGGTCCGGAGGAAGAAGTaatgagcagaaccagaactttacAAACCGGACTTGAACTGGACTTTGCTGTGGAGCCGCCATGTTGGGGGCGGAGCCTCCAGGAAGATGCTGCAAACTCTAAATGATCCGGTTCTGATGgacattttggatattttattcAGAACATTGAAATGGGTCAAATTAAGCAAAAGcagtcaatttaaaaatattagtcCAATGAAAGTCTTTTCAGTTCTGATccattctggttctgctctctggtccagcagaaccagaaccaggcggAAACTTTTAGGATGACGGATCCGATCTGATCCAGTACCGTTACAGAACCACATGCTGGCATATCAGACTGGACCCGGActctctggttctgacccggacTCTCTGGTTCTGTGCTGCTTCAGGTCAAATTCAAACTGGTTCTGGATGATTCAGTTCTTTGaagctaaaaatattaaaatattttattaataatgccGCTTTGCTAATGTTGCTAACGTAATGGACCATCATCTGCTAATTAATGTTAGCTACAATTAGCAGCTAATGATGCTAATTAGCTGCTGAAGCTTCTGCAGATGTTCtggaatattttcaataaaatcatgAATCATGGAGTTGTTTACAATAACTGCTCTTATTGTGAAAGGTAAGGTGTGATGTCATCTCTGCTCATGAATAATTAATTAGCGCTGCTGGAGTTGTGTTGACATTTAACCCCCTGCAGTCTGTGTTCAGCGCCGAATTTAAATATAGATATGAAAACATCATGAAGCATCTGGATTATTGATTACAGAGAATATGGCAGTTGGAGCGCCGCCGTCTGTCTGGGGCTTGTATCCAGTTCTGAGATAATCCAGTTCAGATTATCACAGAacaggatcagaaccaggaatcCTGAGTGGGATTAGTCCTACTAAACACACTGCTggtttacaaatgttttccatcaggATGTTTTCAGGTTTGAAGTTAAATCTGACATGGAAATAACTGGAACTCTCCCTGAAGGttcccagcagggggcgactCGGCTCCAGAGTTCAACATGGCAGCATCATGACTTCCTGTAGTCCAGAGATCAGTGTTGATACTGGAGTCAGGATGAGACAGCAAAACATGTATGAGGAAGGGGAATTCTCATTATTGATTATTTAGGGATTAATATGCGAGAAGGAGAATCTGAGATTATAATCTGGGTTTGACTGGGAGCTAAATGAAGGGAGAAACACGACTTGTGTTTGATCAGGACTCTGGCTGCTGCGTTTTCTAGACATCCTGATGGTAAATAACTTATGACCAAAACTACTGGATCGTTTagattcaaatttattttcaattaaccAAGAAGGACGAGAAAACGTTTGAAaggcataaaaatgtttattttatttatgttttataagaaAATACTGGAAAATTCATTATACTCTTTCAATaaccaaagaaaaactgttttcccagtttattattattgcccTTAAAGCAGAAAAGTTTCCTTTAAACTGTTGATCAGTTTTAAGGAGATTTCTGATTATGTGTAGAGATTTAAGGTTGGATGGTCTcttaccatcaccctaatcttcagCTGTGTTACTTCATACAGGACCAGTTTATGatgaacattttctgaagaaactAATAATCTGTCACACAGACAGAATGGAAGTCAttccaacatggctcctctgttaaccctttaaagtttttaccagcgttaCTTTGAGCAGCAGCTCCATTAATGAGTTCAGctgatgtttgctaattgctgtcgactagtctgaaggagctgcgcctcgaaggcggggctaggtccacccaggcgttttgcacaggtGGATTGTTACCATGGAGACTAGAGGATTTTCAAGCATGaataaatcagagaaaaactgtagggcaaaaaaaaagaaaacatgacagagAATTTGATGCTGCTCAAAACCGACAGAGAAAAACTTTAacgtttcatttattattattatcaaacaTAATTTCACAACCAGCGATGCTCATAAGAAAAGGTTTAATTAAAGCACAGAAACATGTTAAATTACAACCAAATGAACCGATCCGCTGCAGGTTTCCCTCCAGAACCCAGAGAACCGAGCGGTTCTACACCACCAGGTCCAAACGGTTCTGATTCAGCCCCAGCAAACCCAGTAAACCCAGAACTGATCCAGCTTGTATTCTGAAACCAGAGAACACCTGACCAGGTGAGATTCTCACAAAAACAGGTAGAACATCCCCCTGACATCATCAGTGATGTCACAGCAGGGGGTGGGGCAGTTTCAAGGCACTATCGTCATCAGAACAGGTGAACAGGTGGAAGCTCGTTATCTactgatcaataatcaataagcaggaagtgacagatcaataaaaactattaaaaatcaggaaaatgagacaaaaacaaatttcagctGATCTGTGGAAGTTCAGCACCAGGAACTCACACAGGTTGATCGACTGACGGCTGATCAGGTGATCGCCAGATGGATAGTCAATCGATCACTCGATGACCGATCAATAAAGGAACAGACTGGCTTCATAAATTAGATCGACTCAAAAAACCGATGAGAAATCAGACAGGAATTTCTGATTCTTCTGGTCTTCCTTCAGGTCCAAAAACCTAAAGGAAGACTCCTGTTcctgtgaggaagaggaagtgagTATGAAAGGAAGACAGGAAGTcaggaggaaaaacaggaagtctAACAGGAAATGAGGTACAGCAGCACTGAAGTAATTCCAGCTCTGACAGTTCACCTGTCCAGGTGATCAGCAGCTGTTATTCTGGGACTAAACATCTGGATGCTTTCACCTGGCCAGGTCAAAGGTCGTCTCTGAGCATCGAACCAGCCGGAcctcagttcagttcagacaGGTGAGTCTTCCTCAGGTGTGACTGGCGGTCAGCTTCAGAAAGGAGGCGGGGCTAAACCGTTCTTCGCCCCGCCCACTGACCAGTCGGCCAATCAGCAGAGGCGTCTCCAACCACACGGGTCAGCGAGTCACAGTGAGAcaggtgtgtgtgcaggtgtgtgttatGTGTGCAGCCAGGTGTGCTGCAGGCACTGCGCCGCCGTGGCGCGGCGCTCCGGCTCCATCTCCAGCATGGTGAGCAGGAAGTCGCTGAACTGCGCCGCCTGGTCCAGCGGCCACTCGTACTTCTCCAGCAGAACCTCGAACAGTCCCCACGGTTTCAGGTTGGAGATGTGCCGCAGCTCACCTGGACAGGTACGTCGAGAGAAACAGCCGATCAGAGAGCCGATCAGAAACCGGTGGGACCTGTGGGCGGGTCTCACCTCTCCTGGTGAAGTATTCCCTGGAATACCTGCCAGACAAGGCGAAGGGCAGCGGCAGCGGACCCAGCAGCTCCATGATGTGGGCGATGTGATCTGCAGAGAGATTGCACAACTAAACACACTGAGGAagtacagaaccagaacccgccTCGGTACTGCTGCTCTACCTTCGTCTCTGGTGTAATCTTCTCCTGAATGCGGCTCAAACAGGTAATCCCCGGTGGCGAGCTCGAACgcctggaggaggaaaacaggTCAGACTCGGTTCTGGACTCGGTTCTGGACtcggttttatgtttttttgcctttttgggACGGTGATTTTCAGCAGCCAGGTTACGGTTGCTGCAAAACATGACAACATCCTGGAGGGGTTGAATATCGTTGctgtatttaatttgtttaatgttaattaatAAGTGACATAAAAACCActtatatataattatatatattcatttttttatattcatcataaaaatatttttactgtcaaATAACCTCATAAACAGTTTCCACTGGggataacagtaaaaataataacaacaataataataatggcattatttttattattacctTCCAGCCTATCAAATTGTCTAGTAATAATATTACATCAATATTTGAAACACCTGGGGTCACCaggtggtggcagcagagagctgccaataaaacctttgaaatgcTTGAAACTGTTATTCCTCTAGttcaccagcagggggagccgtTTGTGTGAAACCTCAAATATTCTGAGGAGTTTccagaaatccaacagaaagtttctgaaagttattgactgtgtgtgtgtgtgtgtgtgtgtgtgtgtgtgtgtgtgtgtgtgtgtgtgtgtgtgtgtgtgtgtgtgtgtgtgtgtgtgtgtgtgtgtgtgtgtgtgtgcgcgcaccATGCAGGCGGTGCTCCAAATGTCCGCTGGCGGCCCATACTCCGCTCCGATCAGAACCTCCAGGGCCCGGTACTGCCTGGTCTGGATGTCCTCGGTGAAGTGTTTGTGCTGCTCAGACACAGTGAGGGAGAGAGGGAGCCGTCTGATTGGTCGGAGCTgcacaggaggaggagaggatgaAGATGTCTCACCACCCAGCAGGCGTTCCCCAGGTCGGCGATCTTCACTCGGAGCCGGTCGGCGTTCTGCGGGTCCAGAGGATTCAGGACGAAGTCCGACGAACTGAATCCTGCCGACAAGAGAACAACTTTGGTTACAAACTCAACCAATCAGATCGCTGACCACCTGCTGGTGAGTCAGCGTCATTACACCGTCTGATACTGACACCAACCAAGCAGCTAGAAAACCAAACAGGTTCACTTTCCAATGTCCAATAAGACCAATACCATCAATACGACCAATATGATCAATGTGATCAATACCATCAATACAATAAATTCAATCAATATGATCAAAGTTCTGCTTCAGACTCCAAAAGAAGAACAGAGACAgtagaaaatgtaacttttatttattatcgtttatttcaccagaaaatgaaaaatcctGGCcagaatattttaactttattgtcAGTAGTCAGccttattttacaaaataattttatcagaataaaatattacGAGGAAAAAGTTGTACgacaataaaattacaaaccAAAATACTGCAGACATCAAGTCTTGATGAATCGAATCTTTGTTGAATCAACTTGTTTTTATAATTCTCTGACTTTCTTCTGCTAAAATCAGGACTTTATTCAcacaataaaaagagaaaaaatccTAATCTGGCTCTAATTCTGCATCGTAACAACTGAACCAAATCAGATTAACGCCCAACAGAACGTCTCACCGTCTCGTCCGCTGGAGCATCCCGACTGGGTGGAGAGCGCCGACTCGGAGGTCGCTGACATCACTGAGCTGGAGAGCCCTGATAGGCCGGAGGCGGGGCTGGAGAAGCGTCCGGGGGCGGGGTCACTGAACCTGTCGTCCAACCAGGAGCTGCTGGACTCTGGGCTTGGCTTGTGATTGGCTGTGGAGCAGAAAGTGTTGCCGTTGACGACCGCAGAACCTGAGAACgaagaaacatttctgctgtgttttagtttaatgGACATTTATGCAGAACGCATCGCAGCAGGAAGGAGGAGAGTCGCCAACAAGACAACGCAACAATTCACTGGCAATTCAGGGAAAGCAACTCACAACATCTGCTAGGGTCAAAACATTCGCAGACCTACAAAGTCCTGTCTTCATATTCTGGaccaaaatgctaatgctaagctAGCAACCTTTAAACATACCCAGACAAACCGTGTAAAACAAGAAGTTACCGACATATCAGACTAACTCAGTCTGACCAGAGAGGACGTCTTCCCTCACTGTTTGCTCAGTAGGAGGCAATGCTGCTAAATCAATGACTGACTTCAACTGGAGGCATCATGTGACCAAAAAGGAACCTGGAACCACCAGCTGACATGGACAACTCCTGGTTTAAACAGCTCTAAACAACTTTCTagaacaaacaaatgttcaaacGAACGAACTATATTAATCTGCAGGTGGAAAACTGACATTTCAGTAGCGCCCATCCAACAACTGACATGGGTAGATGGGTGCCTGATGCTGCAGCCTGGGGCGCGTCGGGACACAGCGTGGGGTTTAAAGCTCttctgcagccaatcagactgAAATAAACCATTAACGTCCAACAGGCTGCTTTTACTCACAGGTCGGGTCGGCATCGTCAGGCTGCTGTAGACCTTCCTCCTCGTCCATCCTctggaaacacagagaagcacTAATGTTCATCTGACTGGCTGCTGCTACGTCACTGCAGTGTCCATGAAGTACTGATTCTACAGGTCTACCTGTATATCCACGAGCCTTTCCTCTAGGAGCTTCTGTTGCCGCTTTGCCttccttttcatctttttcttcttgttttttgacAACTTCcccatctacacacacacacacacacacacacacacacacacacaggtgaggCCAGGCAGGACCAAGCAGATCTAGTTTTACTCAAAGTGTGTTGATAACTTTCTGCCTCAGGAAGTGGGTGTGGTTGTGGGGG encodes:
- the tsr2 gene encoding pre-rRNA-processing protein TSR2 homolog, with protein sequence MHHLVHQPKSKSRRRRFKMAASKASRELFTEGVRAVLQTWPVLQIAVDNGFGGVYGQQKADWMVDVVQQYFHDNADLQQYEVEDFLSQLMDQEFDTVVEDGSLPQVSQRLLQLFSLWQQGALQQLGSTIDMLTQSKTPRAKVTAPPKQSDDEEIDSETQGMECEESCPSLSTIRPPPQDEEDGWTVVRRKK